One window of Mauremys reevesii isolate NIE-2019 linkage group 4, ASM1616193v1, whole genome shotgun sequence genomic DNA carries:
- the TRAPPC6B gene encoding trafficking protein particle complex subunit 6B isoform X2, protein MNKRWIHCAGAGWSLLALNSKKENGRCITKLENMGFRVGQGLIERFTKDTARFKDELDIMKFICKDFWTTVFKKQIDNLRTNHQGIYVLQDNKFRLLTQMSTGKQYLEYAPKYLAFTCGLIRGGLSNLGIKSIVTAEVSAMPACKFQVMIQKM, encoded by the exons ATGAATAAAAGATGGATTCATTGTGCTGGTGctggatggtcccttctggccttaaattctaaaAAG GAAAACGGACGATGCATCACTAAACTGGAAAATATGGGGTTTAGAGTAGGACAAGGATTAATCGAAAG GTTTACCAAAGACACTGCCAGATTCAAGGATGAGTTAGATATTATGAAGTTCATCTGCAAAGATTTTTGGACTACTGTATTCAAAAAGCAAATTGATAATCTAAGGACCAATCATCAG GGTATTTATGTACTTCAGGACAACAAATTTCGTCTCTTGACTCAGATGTCTACAGGAAAACAGTATTTAGAATATGCACCTAAG TATCTGGCATTCACCTGTGGACTAATCAGAGGTGGCTTATCAAATCTGGGAATCAAGAGTATTGTGACAGCTGAAGTTTCAGCAATGCCTGCAT GTAAATTTCAGGTGATGATACAGAAGATGTAG
- the TRAPPC6B gene encoding trafficking protein particle complex subunit 6B isoform X1 has protein sequence MTRPEMADETLFLLLHNEMVSGLYRAAEHGEGENGRCITKLENMGFRVGQGLIERFTKDTARFKDELDIMKFICKDFWTTVFKKQIDNLRTNHQGIYVLQDNKFRLLTQMSTGKQYLEYAPKYLAFTCGLIRGGLSNLGIKSIVTAEVSAMPACKFQVMIQKM, from the exons ATGACCAGGCCGGAGATGGCGGACGAGACGCTGTTCCTGCTGCTGCACAACGAGATGGTGTCTGGGCTGTACCGGGCCGCGGAGCACGGCGAGGGG GAAAACGGACGATGCATCACTAAACTGGAAAATATGGGGTTTAGAGTAGGACAAGGATTAATCGAAAG GTTTACCAAAGACACTGCCAGATTCAAGGATGAGTTAGATATTATGAAGTTCATCTGCAAAGATTTTTGGACTACTGTATTCAAAAAGCAAATTGATAATCTAAGGACCAATCATCAG GGTATTTATGTACTTCAGGACAACAAATTTCGTCTCTTGACTCAGATGTCTACAGGAAAACAGTATTTAGAATATGCACCTAAG TATCTGGCATTCACCTGTGGACTAATCAGAGGTGGCTTATCAAATCTGGGAATCAAGAGTATTGTGACAGCTGAAGTTTCAGCAATGCCTGCAT GTAAATTTCAGGTGATGATACAGAAGATGTAG